One stretch of Thalassovita sp. DNA includes these proteins:
- a CDS encoding RDD family protein — translation MSAYGWALPDPETQPAFYQDVSSKRLLAWVIDSVLIVGLTLLVLPFTAFIGILFFGFLMLMVGFAYRVVTIANGSATLGMRFLGIEFRKSNGDRFDLGMAFLHTLGLTVSFAMPLLQVISIVLMLTTARGQGLSDHVLGTVAINRAGHR, via the coding sequence ATGAGCGCCTATGGCTGGGCCCTGCCCGATCCTGAAACCCAACCCGCCTTTTATCAGGACGTCAGCAGCAAACGTCTTTTGGCCTGGGTGATCGACAGCGTCCTGATTGTTGGCTTGACCCTTCTGGTGCTGCCCTTCACTGCCTTCATCGGCATTTTGTTTTTCGGCTTTTTGATGCTGATGGTGGGCTTTGCTTACCGGGTGGTCACCATCGCCAATGGATCGGCCACGCTGGGCATGCGGTTCCTTGGGATTGAGTTCCGCAAATCCAACGGCGACCGCTTTGATCTGGGCATGGCCTTTCTGCACACGCTGGGACTGACCGTATCTTTCGCGATGCCTTTGCTGCAGGTCATTTCGATTGTGCTGATGCTGACCACCGCCCGCGGTCAGGGCCTGAGCGATCACGTCCTTGGCACCGTCGCGATCAACCGCGCCGGGCATCGCTGA
- a CDS encoding DUF2852 domain-containing protein translates to MTPATAYTPASTERMGWLTRTEAWLDSKGKGAWIAAMVLGFVFFWPVGLALLFYMIWSKQMFSKSCKHRARHGFHAMKSSGNSAFDAYKADTLARLEQEQEDFEAFLQRLREAKDKAEFDQFMDDRAQKADDEREKEDA, encoded by the coding sequence ATGACACCCGCCACCGCCTATACCCCCGCATCCACCGAACGTATGGGGTGGTTGACCCGCACCGAAGCCTGGCTGGACAGCAAAGGCAAAGGCGCCTGGATCGCCGCCATGGTTCTTGGGTTTGTCTTCTTCTGGCCGGTTGGTCTGGCTCTTCTGTTCTACATGATCTGGAGTAAGCAAATGTTCTCGAAGTCCTGCAAACACCGCGCCCGTCACGGCTTTCACGCGATGAAATCCAGCGGCAACAGCGCCTTTGACGCCTATAAGGCCGATACCCTGGCCCGTCTGGAGCAGGAGCAAGAAGACTTCGAAGCCTTCCTGCAGCGTCTGCGCGAAGCCAAAGACAAGGCCGAGTTTGACCAGTTCATGGACGACCGCGCCCAGAAGGCTGACGACGAACGCGAAAAAGAAGACGCCTGA
- a CDS encoding YbaK/EbsC family protein codes for MSKSLKRVKRALEDAGIATEVKELGLARTAAQAAEAAGCHLDQIAKSIIFRGEDSGEAILFLTAGGNKVCAEKASALAGEALGKADAALIRAQTGFAIGGVSPIGHLNPIRAFLDPRLLEFPTIWAAAGTPNHVFEMKSTDLPPMTGAQAADFIE; via the coding sequence ATGAGCAAAAGCTTAAAACGGGTGAAACGCGCCCTTGAGGATGCAGGCATTGCCACCGAAGTGAAAGAGCTGGGCCTAGCCCGCACGGCGGCGCAAGCGGCAGAAGCTGCGGGCTGTCATCTGGATCAGATCGCCAAATCAATCATCTTTCGCGGCGAAGACAGCGGCGAGGCCATCCTGTTCCTGACCGCAGGCGGCAATAAGGTCTGCGCCGAGAAAGCCAGCGCTTTGGCGGGCGAGGCTTTGGGCAAAGCCGACGCCGCGCTGATCCGGGCGCAGACGGGGTTTGCCATCGGGGGCGTCTCGCCAATCGGTCACCTGAACCCGATCCGCGCCTTTTTGGACCCGCGCCTGCTGGAATTCCCTACAATCTGGGCCGCGGCCGGCACACCGAACCATGTTTTTGAGATGAAATCGACTGATTTGCCGCCGATGACGGGGGCGCAAGCCGCTGATTTCATTGAGTAA